The nucleotide sequence AGTCTTCAATAGTATTCGACAACGGTGCCTGTGTCATAATCACAGTTTGATTCAATCCAGGAATCTGTAGACAAAGaaatacacacaaaaattattttaacaaTGAAATTATAGCGCTCTGATTTTCTCCAGATAACATCTCAAagcaaacaaaaagaaaggaaacagaAACTTCAAGTTGGTCGACAGCCTAACTCTGTTActtattgtatttatttaaaatgtCGCCAAAGAGTAATATTTCAGAGGAATTGTTCCGCCTTTAACAGAATAAGGTGCTCTAttcaatgttatttaaatatatccaAGTGGATACACGTGGTTGCGATCACAGTGAAGCATTCTCTATATAGCGATGGCAATCATGTCTCGTATAGCTCAGCTGGGTAGTGTACAGGACATTTTATCATGATTTCACTGGTTTGACTACCGAACTAGCCAAACTATGTTAATACTCACATTCACGACAGAAGCGTTAATGTAATCGTTTCCTCCCTGAGTGAGACTCATGGATTTCAGCAAAGGTCGATGGTTGTCCACTGTGAGGAGAAGTTGTAATATGACATTAAATGGACTACATAGAGAAGTGATAGGCTATTCTCAACAATTTAAGTTGTGTCTGACAATCCAGTTTTCGCCATGTTAGCTATGTTTACTGTTCCGCTTTACTAAGTTTGTTGTCAACTGTTGACGGTTTGAACTTAATTCCTACGTTCATCAGCTGTCAAACGGATACATGTTGTCATATTCATTGGCATCAATTTAAATCTTTCATGAGACGTATGACAGATTAAAATGAGATTTCGTATTAAGAATATGAAAATTATGCAAGGGTTTATAGTTATTTGaatgtatatttatacatgtGTTTGGTTATTATCTTGTAATATGCAGTTTTCATTAATTCGTTCTTCCTCGTCGAGGTACTCACGTGGTACAATATCTCCAAATCTGTTCTTGTGCAAATTTTCATGGGATGCCCCAGAGAATGAGCTGACATTTGTGCTGGGAATTACTTCTTCCAAAATCTgaacataaacacacacaaaaaacaaaattttacagTAATTACTTAACAATAAATGTTGCCTCATAATTAAAAggtagtgaaaataaaatattaagttTATGTGATATTTATTATCTCTTGTATAAAATGACAAGATCATTGTGGAAAATGACAATGCCATAAAGAATGTCAATTTCCGCATGGCATTTTGTGTTCCTAACAACATATGTCAAAACAGCTTAAACGAGTACACGTATTTAGTCTTTGTATCGAGTGTTTTTTGGTTCTAGCCGGTAATGGTATCTGTATctgttttgtcatatttcatgTGTGTGTTTTTCATCTCCTGCTTGATGAGAACATACACATCTTCGGTTAGTCTATTAACATTTAGCCGTTGTATCTCTCAAATAATCGCTGTGTGTTCATGCAGttaacacaatgtacatagtAGTCCAGTTTTGCtctttcaatgatattttttcttgcatatatataggAGAAAGACATTTCAACAATGGGCATATTTTTATCCTTTAGTTAGCTGAGTAAATGAGTTCGTATTTGCAGGGTTAATTCAATGGTTAATGTTGTGCAACTATTGCAGAAACTGGGTTTGTAAAAAAGGTACTGAAGAGCTGATTATTTTATAATGTCTCTAATATGTTAAACCTTTCGCAAAACCTGTAAGACAACAATTACTTATTCAGTATAGTATTTAACCCACGGACGACACCATGTTGTTTTGATATGAACGTATGGTGATAGTTTGTTTCTAAATACTGGCAATTATCTTGTAACCGATACTGTCTCGCCAAGTCCACGCTAAACAAACCGATCCTTATGGACAGGGCGATTGTTATTTTCGTAATGATATTTTCTAGGTTAAATTTCTCATAGACGCCCTATTTTAATAATATCCTATAGGCAATCAACGACCATTTAAGTTACTCCAGACTCAATGTGATTGCATGATATCATCATGCCTATGTAGCTTTCCTTTACTCCCTTGTTACCCTCTAACATGACACAAGACATTTTTTAATCGATGTCCTAAAAATGAAACATATTAAGCTTGAATATGTGCCCAACCAGTCGACAATTGTTTAACAGTATTTTCACCTCTACTCTTTTTGAATGATTTTTGAGTTATGTATTTATCATCACCTTAAAGGTAGCCgatatcatttctttagcagTAGAACTTCTCATGAACAACGGAAACCTGGAAATTGCCATCGGTTTCCTAAGAAAAAATTCATCATCAGCATTGTTTTGGTACACTTGGACATCTTCCATGTTTTCGCATTTGTTGCTTTCTTGTTTTGCTTGAGCGCCTCCATCTTTACGAGTAGATGGAATTTCATATCCATCAGTGGTGTCATCATTTCCTGTGGCTGACAGAATGCATTCCTCGTGTTTCTTAGAAGGAACATAGCGTACCACGTTGGTATGCCCACTATCTTTGCTCACATTTTCATAGGCAAAAGGGGCTTCGTTTGTAACCTCTGTAAGAATGGAAAATTAGTTTTAATGAATACATATTAAACAAATAATGCAGGTGGTATGAACAATCACACTCATTGTTTTAGCAGTTGGTCtaagaaaataaaatcgtaTTGCAATTGCTCAATGGGAACAAAAGTTATTTTAATATCTTATATGGCTTATAGATGGGTCATTGCGAATCAACGACATAACTCATTTCACAGCAAGTGACACACACACTCATTGAATATGTTGTACTAAATGATGATTGAACAAAATTGGACTGCAACCTTTATTTGGTATTATAGCAGTTCACTGAAAAGAAAGGATCAAATCTCATTAGACATTGATAGTTTTGTGTTTATGTTTTACTGATCTAAATCTATTAATAATGTAAACATTATGTGAACTGGTGGCAGTTAAGAAAAACATTGACTATAACGGGTTCAGAACAGTGAAATCATTAATGCGGAAAATGTAAGACTGCGATTTCAAAACCAGCATATGTGCTTCTTCTATATGAATGGTGCTAGTGTCTCCTGAAAATAAACAGCTTTGATAGTACTATAGGCTCTTGATAAAAGAAATTAGTAAATCTTTAAGGCCAACAGTATAGTGCAGCGTTTTTTGGCATTATATGTAGACAGATTTAATTAAAACCTACAAGAAACCTACAAACTTAACTTTTGAGTCGTCTGCTTGTCGTTCCACAGTTTTAGGTTTGGATGTAGATCTCCTATATATCCCAATTCttgagaggaaaaaaagaaaataattttaaaattaatgaaattaaagCGTAACATCTAACCATGGCAACGTTTTCAGTGACTCACCCGTAAACTGCAAGAAGAGCAATTATTGCGAGAGAGACCGTTCCAATTGTAACACCAACAATTAATCCAACGGATCCTGAAGGGAAGAACAAACGTTTATATCATAAAGTTTCCTTTGATTGTGAGTAAAGGTGCGGATGTATATAGTAATGTTTCAGTTGATTGTTAGTTAAGGCGCGGATGTTTAAATTGATGTTCCATTGATTGTTAACGTGCGGATGTGTATAGCAATGTTTCCATGGTGACCAGGATTTGACGGAAATGACTGTTTCACATCATAACGTTACAATGATACCAATATCATACGACTGATCTACAAAGACGTTCaatagtaataattataatatggaTAACAAATGACAGCAGTTTCAACATATTTTACttgaaaaaggagaaaaaacaacCAAGGAAATGTAAATGAATTTGTTTTTGCGATTTATCTAGTTACCACACATACTATTGGTAGTGATTACATCATAACATAATGTTAGAGAACGCTACGATAAACAATGTTGCTCGAATCAGTAAAAAGTTGTTGTACTTACCCGTATCAGGCAAATTtgttttcaccatttccaagATTGGACCGGGGGGTCCATCCCCATTTGGCCCTTCTCTCACAGCTACAACCCTGAAGTCATAGTCTGTATCTGGTTCAAGTGACGTAATTATCACAGCATAATTATCTTGATCATTGCTTGCATTTACTCTTATAAAGGTACTTGGCCAATCGCCGCTCTCCGACAGCTTGGTTAGTAACCTATATTCAACCACTGGGGGAGTCCCAACGTCGCCATCCCATATCGGCAAGGTAATTGTTAGCGAATTTGAGCTGCTTACGCTAGCAGCTGGAACTGCTTGGTATTCGGGAAGtccttaaaaaaacaaaaaaacaatacaaatttagtaaaaattaatataaataatgaacATTAGCTTTTGCAAACAATCATATGGTAAcgaatttccaaaaaaaaacacaacaacaacatgataacatcAAAAGTGACAAGAAAAGGTAATTTTTTATTTCGATGTTGTGTCGGACGAAAGGATCGTTTCTGCGCAATATGCAATCATTGAGCAATTTTGCTGGTAATGTTGTGCAAATGTGATCATGtgactgatttaaaaaaaattggaccTTTAACGAGCTCATCACATTGCCCTAGCTCAGTTAATTTATATCTTATTCGAAAGCGCCACACAAAATCAACAGTTAAAGACACAGGGGACAAAAAACAGTTCCGTGACGGATAATACTGAATCGTTGTCGCTGTATTACTTTCCTATCGTTGGATGACAAATCCTAGACTTTTTAAAGCATACCAACTAGGCAATCCATACATTTTGCCCTATTATGTAGGGCTAGGTAATTTACTTTAACAATAGTCGAACGAAATTGTTGTAAGATTAACAAACATACTTGGAACAAAGTAGTAAATTATATTACTACTGGAACTTTCTCCTGTACCCGTCTTTAGTGTCATGTGGATGCTGTAATTTCCTTCTACTTTGAGACCAGTCAACGTGAAAGAGGTGCTAGCAGGATCTGTTACCTCGTGTATGCCCACATGTGACGGCTCCAAGTTAATTGATGCATAGTAGATAGTTAACAAAGTCACACCATTACTACATGAACTACTGTCAGTTGGAAGCTAGGTAAAAACAGAACggattaaaattaaatttgaattgtaAAACATTGAGTGGTCTTATGCTTTAGACAAATCAATTCCCACTATATTTTTGCACCGCCTTGTTTATCAAAGTGTAACATAGCTTTACTATGCAAGATTTctccttgaaaaaaaaaacgtcccTTAATGCTGCGGTATGTTCTCGTACCCACTATTAGGTAAAGCAAAAGCAAGAGTAATACCTATATAAAGGTGAACTATAGGTAATCTGCAGCAAACTCAATGCAACCCTCATGGCCCAGTAAAATTAGGTTAACAACACTATTGCTTCCGATctacaatacattcattaactgcaaaaacaaaatatgtttaaattatTCATATCGGCACCATAACAACAGCCATGATGTTAAATAACAAACACCGCGTTATGTATTATTCCACAACTAATGGCATAATAATATACGTGAAGAATAACATGATATTTGCATTGAAAATAAAAGTATGTGCACCTTCCaagatattttcacattttcctgATCTTCTCCAGCCACTTCTGCCGTAACATTTATTGGACCATCTTGATGAACTAGTGTAAATATTAAACAACGGAAACTAAAAGTGAGACCCCGAAAAATGACATAAAGTCAATAAATTGGGAACcatattttcaaatgttacatGTGAAGCTCTTTACAGTATGTGATAAATGATGACACCCTGCTTCAGACAATTTAAATCATTCGTATTTCGGTTTAAAAGGAGGCAAAGAAATAACTCGTATGGTGAGATCAGAATCTTACTACTTACAAACGCACCTCTTTCGTTAGGTAATATCAACGACTACTTGGCTACGTACGTCGCTAAAGCAGTTGGAGTTCTCCGGTGTGAAACCTGTTGTCATTCTAGGTGTGGTTTACATATTATCATACAAGTAGTTCCATCAGTGTCACTGAAATATCCATGTATGCCTTAGATTAAGGTTAGCCTGAGTAAAATCACTGACAGTGCAGACGAAGAAATACTTCAAGTTTATTTATAGTGATAAAGAATACGTAGAACTATTAAACTTACGCAGAACTTCAGGTACAAACTATATTTCTCGTAATGTCTATGTACTTTTTGGGAATAATAAAGTAACCATGAGTTGCAAAGTTTCATTGAGGTACCTATGCTTTGTTATAAATCCTCAAATATGAAAATTAGGAGAAGGGAATGtccaaaatattgaatttttctCCACCAGTTTAtaccaaatttgaaatgttgctATTTATTGATGAATTACAAATTAGCCACATTCATTGAAGTTCATAGTCTGGACAACAAAGAAGGCCAATGCCTAATATTTATTGTAGCATTTAAGAACTCAAATCCacctattttaatttttaaatttcgtGCTTATGAGTTATTTTTGCCTCACACTTAATAAATCTTTATTCAAAAAGAAGACATGAAAATGACATGGGAAATACTGACAAGGTATACTAACTTTTCAGAAAGTAGTAGTGTTACTGGTTTCCGTATATTTTACGAGGGATGTGTTAGGGGTATGAATTTGATGAATCTACCATCTTAGGTTTTATCGTTTAATGCGACCAAACAATCATTATGCTAAGTTCACATAGGCCTACCTCGCAATCTTGATCTACCTTATAGCCAAATTTAAATCGCCTTTATTTCCGGAGCTTCAATGACGGCCCTGGACTACATTCAAGAGACATTTAAGCATAAGTTAAGTGTTGTAGCTTCTGTTGCAGCTATGCATTTTacgtaaaaataaaaacataggATGGGGAGTTGGATAGGACGTGTTCCTTAGCCCCTAAATTTTACTGTGATGTGCACTTTGTGCTGGTGCATTTTTAAACTTGCAAAATGTCCTCCCACACATAGGTTTGCTTGCCCCAAACTGCCTCCTTTTGGACTTTCAAGCGCCATCACTGAATGGGACATTATATAGTTGTCCGTGTATAATTTACAGTTGAAATTATTTCCACAGTTTGCTAGATATGCTGCCAGTTGACATGATTGATTATAGTAGTGTAGTAGTAGAGACCTATTATAGCGAGACCTTAGAGACTGAGACCTCTTCAAATGCATTACGTATTGACAGGGTTGTTGAAATGTAAGTTTACGCATCAAACAACATGGCGGTATCCTCTTAATAACAGTAAAAATCGTGCAGTAGTTAACTAGTTACACCCTTCTTGTGAAAAGAATCCTGAAAAAACTGACGGcagaaataatttaataaaaacataacTAAGTAAGTTTGTCTGTACCCAAATCAATAGGGGCCGTTGCTGGGTGACGGGTATCTTTGTTCTAAGTATCAAAGCATACCGCTTTCAAATTTCTTGAGATTTCACATACCCAGCCTGAACGTCACTTCTACacccacaaacaaacaaacacacgcCGCCGCCATTTTATTAGTTACAGTTAACATTTAAAAGGAAAATCAGAGTTTGTAGGTTTATGAGAGCTGGTAAATCTGTAAAGGAACCTTTAGGGCCAATACGCTTTCAGTTTTCAGTAACAAAGCACTTGAAGGTTTTTGTTTAGAAGAGTTAAAATGGAGAGGGTTACTGTGATAATCATGAAATGCTGatatacaacacaacacaaataCCATTCATTACAGTTTACAAAAAATAGTTGCAACGGCCTTAGTACTAAATGCTGCTATTAAAATATCATTATAATACACTTTGATTTTATATGATGAGGCAAAGTACCTCCACAAGTTTTAACAGCCAAATGGCAAATGAACttgttaaaatacattttaatttaatatgatgatgCACAATACCTGCACAAGTTTTAACAGCCAGCTCTGGACTCCTCGGACCTTCTcctctctctccttctcttACTGCTGCTACACTGAATAAGTATGTTTCCTCTGGTATGAGGGCGGTAAAGGTGAACTTCAGGGTCATACCAGAGGTAGACGTATCCTGTAACCAATGCAGTCCTGATGCCAGCTTGTAGTAAGGCGTATACCCGATAACAGGAGGGTCCCCATCTTCAGTTTCTTCATCCCAAGCTGACCAGCTGATGGTGACTGTTGAATCAGTTATTAAATCTGCTTTTGGAGCAGATTGCAGTACAGGGAGATCTATAAGCCCAAATGGGAAAGAAGAATTACGGATTATCTACTGGAAGAAATCATTGTTGACTATATAATGTTACGTCAGACGTGAGCATGGTTTATCGCTATAAACAATGAACACTATAATTCAATTAAAGAATGAGTAATTGTCATCATGTTTACAGGTGGTCATGGAGTATAGTATTGAATTCAGTTGTAGAGTAGGCCTAGTCGAAATCTTGTTATAATACAGTTTATGTACATATAATCTAACTACTGCCTTGAGTAATGTTGTTGCTAGCCTTAGGGTAGTATAAAATTCATTTACAGTTCTAAAAAGCAGTGCTCAATAAAGCGTAATTAATGGATTTACATAGTGTTACGACATGTGATTATGTGAATGTGTTTGGAAAATGTATACAAAGAATATAGTTCAAGAAATATTGCCTTTTGAGATATCGGTTTGATTCTGACACAAGTTGACTTCACTAATATCCATCTATAACTAAACAATATGACATTGGTACTCAACAAACTAAATGGACCAATATACCACATTATAAAATCAAACAACATTGATGGTAACACAAATTTTGCCTTACATAATTTTAAGATTGAAAGTTAAgtgaaataaagaagaaaatatttaagctcAGCTGCACTAATGGTACGGTTTATTACTAGTAAAGTTAAGTAGTAAGTTAAACTTGAACTTCAATTTATACACCAATATAAACAAAGTAATAAGAAATGAAATCTCCAAATTTAACTAAAAGAAATAAAGCAAGTGTGGTAGCATAAGAGTACGTGTTACATTACTTACTTTCAAACTTTCTTCTTTACAATAAGTGGTACTGTCATATCATGGTTAGTATATATTATAATCATCCGCCTTTGTATCATCTTTCTATAGTGTTTGTTAGTTCACTGTTAAAAGCTACACACTGTGTGCTGAAGATTGTTTCAAAGATACAGAAATTAACTTTGCCGCCTTCCTGTTTAATACTAAGCAATTTTAAAGAGACCACGGTTGACAACTAAATTGCAAATTTAACACATGCAATTATGCTACTCACCAAATACATCTATAGTTATGTGATATACTGCatatttttgaccatctttccTCAGCTGACAGTAAAGTGTCTGTCCATCTGTGACATTATCTACCATGAATGGAGCAGTTCTTGTTGTCATATTACCAAAAACCTCTTCAGGAGAAATACCATTGTCATCTAAATTCTCATGATGTcttgacaaaacaaaatttaattgattaatGTCTGAACTACTTGGACCCTTAGCTGCTGTGCAAGTCACAGGAACTGTTACACCAGGATTCTTACGAGTATAGGCGGCATCTATTAGACCTTAAATGAGGAAAGAATGAGAAACACTCATAGTAGTCTTTATAAAACATCAGATTATACTGTGCTAGGACCACTAAATTTTACCAGTATTTTCATTGCAATGCACAGAAAATACTTTGCTGAAAATGGACTGATATTGAAAAGATAATTTGTTAATGATACAGAAATGATATTGAGATAATAGTGTGATGAGAATGTACTGGTATTATGTAGTGCAATGTTTTGAGCATCACATACCGAatttataacataaaataatgattaaCTAGAAAGAATAattagaaaatagaaaaaaacaaaccttAAGCATattgcagccccccccccgccacttTCCTCAAAGTTTTCAAGGAGTTCACCTTTAGTAATATATGCAGAGACAAATGATTTGTGTGCTTGACTTAACAC is from Apostichopus japonicus isolate 1M-3 chromosome 16, ASM3797524v1, whole genome shotgun sequence and encodes:
- the LOC139982769 gene encoding uncharacterized protein isoform X3, with product MTYKIQVIAVTTLLLWQTLLSDGQNAPVKMTFLGVKPFESEHNTVQYQCHLSESDNVAATAQVESFRAVWTRNDDDENVDPPAPVWNAAGIYKHWRVTLNNNGNNDAFGVFGCEAALDGRITTSISGIFMRSDADIVPSDELVSVTANAGDTGVSIVMKSTGSKNVADFRWLKDNVRNNGISGQNTWSISGQVEVDDSGVYECHINNERTDAKQGLKLLIVRACPAHRWGPDACDGICDNCYNGGICDETSGKCICAPGFKGTHCEEECGGNRYGDTCERRCSSGGGSDSCSKYLFCLAHPYGCSCNTGWKGLDCLTACDPETYGASCLQTCHCLSGQCDRYTGVCTGSPPGCSSGWSGTNCQVPDVCTTDYYGSSCTDKCHCMGNAACDKITGECPNQSCAPGYAVYMGQVNCAECLGPRFGYGCADDCHCSESYCNKVTGSCSGGCYPEWVELFPPNLCQTGLIDAAYTRKNPGVTVPVTCTAAKGPSSSDINQLNFVLSRHHENLDDNGISPEEVFGNMTTRTAPFMVDNVTDGQTLYCQLRKDGQKYAVYHITIDVFDLPVLQSAPKADLITDSTVTISWSAWDEETEDGDPPVIGYTPYYKLASGLHWLQDTSTSGMTLKFTFTALIPEETYLFSVAAVREGERGEGPRSPELAVKTCAVHQDGPINVTAEVAGEDQENVKISWKLPTDSSSCSNGVTLLTIYYASINLEPSHVGIHEVTDPASTSFTLTGLKVEGNYSIHMTLKTGTGESSSSNIIYYFVPRLPEYQAVPAASVSSSNSLTITLPIWDGDVGTPPVVEYRLLTKLSESGDWPSTFIRVNASNDQDNYAVIITSLEPDTDYDFRVVAVREGPNGDGPPGPILEMVKTNLPDTGSVGLIVGVTIGTVSLAIIALLAVYGIGIYRRSTSKPKTVERQADDSKEVTNEAPFAYENVSKDSGHTNVVRYVPSKKHEECILSATGNDDTTDGYEIPSTRKDGGAQAKQESNKCENMEDVQVYQNNADDEFFLRKPMAISRFPLFMRSSTAKEMISATFKILEEVIPSTNVSSFSGASHENLHKNRFGDIVPLDNHRPLLKSMSLTQGGNDYINASVVNIPGLNQTVIMTQAPLSNTIEDFWRLVFDYQCQTIIMLNDSDSGNHDAIKYWPDVNDVEIGTMTISTCLIEKKQLFTIHQCLVAHRSYRESIKVNRFILNNWPKSGDSLTPLINFIAATGFGSRGATLIHCRNGASRSGIYVTVCSEINRMKTRQTIQVFDTVKHIKVCNPNAIITKEDYMMCHQLLNCYLTEMHDYDVIV